The Nostoc sp. 'Lobaria pulmonaria (5183) cyanobiont' genome window below encodes:
- a CDS encoding DUF2382 domain-containing protein, which translates to MVLYKLEDFEPSYQESFDGHDIKGLGVYTQGTDEKVGTVSDVLVDEEGHFRYLVVDLGFWIFGKKVLLPIGRARIDYNVDRVYTIGLTREQAEDLPEFDERQTLDYDYEERVRGVYRQPTDYNLPVEAATPLDPLAGLDPLGSPVTPLGTTPTLGSPVAPLGTTPSYAPDSYTYENEPALYGLNEQDHQTLKLYEERLIASKRRQKTGEVTIGKRVETDTARVAVPVERERVVIERVTPADAGTAVSGREADFREGEVARIEIHEETADVRKEAFLREEVRVRKVVDQDTVETQETVRREELDVNSGNLPIEER; encoded by the coding sequence ATGGTTCTTTACAAATTAGAAGATTTTGAGCCTAGCTATCAAGAGAGTTTTGATGGTCATGACATTAAAGGGCTGGGTGTATATACACAGGGAACTGATGAAAAAGTTGGTACTGTTAGCGATGTTTTAGTTGATGAAGAAGGTCATTTTCGCTATTTAGTTGTTGACTTAGGCTTCTGGATTTTTGGTAAAAAAGTATTACTACCAATTGGCCGCGCCCGTATCGACTATAACGTTGATCGCGTTTACACAATTGGCTTGACTAGAGAGCAAGCTGAAGATTTGCCTGAGTTCGATGAACGTCAAACTCTCGATTACGATTATGAAGAACGGGTGCGTGGGGTATATCGTCAACCCACAGACTACAATCTTCCTGTAGAAGCTGCAACACCATTAGATCCTTTAGCAGGATTAGATCCTTTGGGATCGCCTGTAACACCATTAGGTACAACTCCTACTTTAGGATCGCCTGTAGCACCATTAGGTACAACTCCCAGTTACGCCCCTGATAGCTATACTTACGAAAATGAGCCTGCTTTATACGGGTTAAATGAGCAAGATCATCAAACTCTGAAATTGTATGAAGAACGGCTGATTGCCAGCAAACGACGCCAAAAAACTGGAGAAGTAACAATTGGCAAGCGTGTTGAAACTGATACTGCACGGGTTGCAGTGCCAGTAGAAAGAGAACGAGTTGTGATTGAGCGTGTAACTCCAGCAGATGCGGGTACGGCTGTTTCTGGGCGCGAAGCAGACTTCCGTGAAGGCGAAGTTGCTCGCATAGAAATCCATGAAGAAACTGCTGATGTTCGCAAAGAAGCATTTTTGCGTGAAGAAGTCAGAGTTAGAAAAGTAGTAGATCAAGACACAGTTGAAACTCAAGAAACCGTACGTCGTGAAGAGTTAGATGTGAATTCTGGTAATCTTCCGATTGAAGAACGCTAA
- a CDS encoding HlyD family efflux transporter periplasmic adaptor subunit has product MLIDPQPDFLRPVENDEYLPPISIWTRLGGVFLIGSVGAAFSLASFIQYNIVVKADGTVRPTGEIRLVQAAAEGTVRSISVKENQVVKRGDEIALLYDTQLKSKKSQIAGNIRQNHLQRTQIDAQLRALQTQITAESNSMGQAIISAQADLSRNQRDYRDKRITTKAEVEEVEASVELAREELKRYQQLANTGAIATLQIKEKEQAFKAALARLEGIKTGLNPSSANVEIAQERIAQERAKGESMLAALNKEREELIGRQVEIQNQINNAQEELKQVSTELQKTIIQTSEAGTILKLELRNPGQVVRIGDAIAQIAPSRAALVIKARVAASDISKVQVCKAVQVTKCSEGEVQMRLSAYPYPDYGILKGAVRAITADAITSQVNGNPIAPYYEVTIEAERLYLKKGDKSYPIQSGMEVTADIISKKETVMTFILRKARLLTDL; this is encoded by the coding sequence ATGCTCATTGACCCCCAACCAGACTTTCTCCGCCCAGTTGAAAACGACGAATATCTTCCGCCAATCAGCATCTGGACAAGGCTCGGAGGAGTATTTTTAATTGGAAGTGTTGGCGCTGCCTTTAGCCTTGCAAGTTTTATTCAATACAACATAGTAGTGAAAGCAGATGGTACTGTCCGTCCAACAGGAGAAATACGGTTAGTGCAAGCAGCAGCAGAGGGGACTGTTAGAAGTATTAGCGTGAAAGAAAATCAAGTTGTGAAAAGGGGAGATGAGATTGCACTGCTCTACGACACCCAATTAAAAAGTAAAAAAAGCCAAATTGCCGGAAATATCCGGCAGAATCATTTACAAAGAACGCAAATCGATGCACAACTAAGAGCGCTACAGACTCAAATCACAGCTGAGTCCAATTCTATGGGGCAGGCGATTATCTCTGCACAAGCTGATCTGAGTCGTAATCAACGGGATTATAGAGACAAGCGAATTACCACTAAGGCAGAAGTGGAAGAAGTAGAAGCCTCTGTGGAGTTAGCGAGAGAGGAACTGAAGCGATATCAGCAATTGGCAAATACTGGAGCGATCGCAACTCTACAGATTAAGGAAAAAGAACAAGCTTTCAAAGCAGCACTTGCCAGATTAGAAGGGATCAAAACTGGACTCAATCCCAGTAGCGCAAATGTGGAGATCGCCCAAGAACGCATTGCCCAAGAACGGGCAAAAGGTGAGTCTATGCTTGCGGCATTGAACAAAGAAAGAGAAGAACTTATTGGGCGTCAAGTAGAAATTCAAAATCAAATTAACAATGCTCAAGAAGAGCTAAAACAAGTCTCAACGGAACTGCAAAAAACTATAATTCAGACTTCAGAGGCAGGTACTATCCTGAAACTAGAATTAAGAAATCCTGGGCAAGTTGTGCGGATTGGGGATGCGATCGCTCAAATTGCTCCTAGTAGGGCTGCTCTAGTAATCAAAGCCCGTGTTGCCGCTTCTGATATTAGCAAAGTGCAGGTGTGTAAAGCCGTACAAGTAACAAAATGTTCAGAGGGGGAAGTACAAATGCGGCTTTCTGCCTATCCGTACCCAGATTACGGCATCCTCAAAGGAGCTGTTAGAGCCATAACCGCCGACGCTATTACATCTCAAGTTAACGGCAATCCAATTGCGCCTTACTATGAGGTGACAATTGAGGCAGAGAGACTTTATTTAAAAAAGGGCGATAAATCCTATCCCATTCAATCAGGGATGGAAGTTACAGCTGATATCATTTCCAAAAAAGAAACCGTAATGACATTTATTCTGAGAAAAGCAAGGCTGCTAACAGATTTGTAG
- a CDS encoding DUF1995 family protein, protein MSELPNTLEDAIAQSRVAVQAALADGCTRLQVEFLFPELKFMPVAEQFLPAFTAYDSRLKIFFADAGAAALARRDWADAPFQILDIGTGRAASLETKIQPEDEIFLFIAPTSVEVPQLEKLCEVIGDRPVVLLNPRLEDSGTVGIGYTARKIRDRFISTIESAYYVRPIDDESALYRSYPGQWEVWLETGGEYQRIAELPTKPSGDDLDVIVLKGQPQTTTDATPAIKPNVFKSLQRFLKALSS, encoded by the coding sequence ATGAGTGAACTTCCAAATACTCTTGAAGATGCGATCGCCCAATCTCGTGTAGCCGTCCAAGCTGCCCTTGCAGATGGCTGTACTCGCTTACAAGTTGAGTTCCTGTTCCCAGAACTGAAGTTTATGCCGGTGGCGGAACAATTTCTACCAGCGTTTACAGCTTATGATTCCCGTTTGAAGATTTTCTTTGCTGACGCTGGGGCTGCGGCCTTAGCCCGGCGTGATTGGGCAGATGCACCATTTCAAATTTTGGATATTGGTACAGGTAGGGCTGCTTCCTTGGAGACAAAAATTCAGCCAGAGGATGAAATTTTCTTATTCATCGCCCCCACATCCGTAGAAGTGCCGCAGTTGGAAAAGTTGTGTGAAGTAATAGGCGATCGCCCTGTAGTCTTGTTAAATCCCCGCCTAGAAGATTCTGGAACTGTGGGCATTGGTTATACAGCGAGAAAAATCCGCGATCGTTTTATCAGTACTATTGAATCTGCCTATTACGTGCGCCCCATAGACGATGAAAGTGCCCTATATCGCTCCTACCCAGGACAGTGGGAAGTTTGGCTAGAAACCGGCGGCGAATATCAAAGAATTGCCGAATTACCCACAAAACCATCTGGTGATGATTTGGATGTCATTGTTTTAAAAGGACAACCGCAAACAACAACAGACGCGACACCTGCGATAAAGCCCAATGTGTTTAAGAGTTTGCAACGGTTTTTAAAGGCGTTGAGTAGTTAA
- a CDS encoding DUF2382 domain-containing protein: MPLHKLEHFDQNYRETFGGDDLKALDLYTVGGDRVGSVGDVLVDDDGHFRYLIIDISLDFVSKKILLPIGLCRISYPERRVYVDGLSRQQIENLPDHTEDAIVNNDNDYEEKVRSVFRSSTSDVTYDRDTYNYQKDPDLYGLNEQSHQTFKLYEERLIANKYRIKTGEVTVGKHIETETVHLTVPVQKERVLIERVTPTEAGKIVNPNELQFQEGEVARIEVYEETPEIHKEAFVREEVRVKKVVEQDTVEAQDTIRREELDVDTAGNVHVQ; the protein is encoded by the coding sequence ATGCCTCTTCACAAACTTGAACATTTTGACCAAAATTATCGAGAAACTTTTGGCGGAGACGATCTCAAAGCACTGGATCTTTATACTGTGGGAGGAGACAGAGTTGGCTCAGTTGGTGACGTTTTAGTTGATGATGATGGTCATTTCCGGTATTTAATTATTGATATCAGCTTAGATTTTGTTAGCAAGAAAATCTTACTACCAATTGGTCTTTGCCGGATCAGTTATCCAGAAAGACGCGTCTATGTTGATGGGTTAAGTAGACAGCAAATAGAAAATTTACCCGATCATACAGAAGACGCGATCGTTAATAATGATAATGATTACGAAGAAAAGGTACGTAGTGTCTTTCGTTCTTCAACCAGCGATGTGACTTATGATCGCGATACATACAATTACCAAAAAGATCCAGATTTATATGGATTGAATGAGCAATCTCATCAAACTTTTAAACTCTATGAAGAACGATTAATTGCCAATAAATACCGCATTAAAACCGGAGAAGTAACGGTTGGTAAGCATATTGAAACAGAAACTGTACACCTTACAGTACCCGTTCAAAAAGAACGAGTTCTGATTGAGCGAGTTACGCCAACAGAAGCAGGAAAAATTGTAAATCCCAATGAACTTCAGTTTCAAGAAGGGGAAGTAGCACGCATAGAAGTGTATGAAGAAACGCCTGAGATACATAAAGAAGCGTTTGTGCGTGAAGAAGTCCGGGTGAAGAAAGTAGTAGAACAGGACACTGTGGAAGCACAAGACACTATTCGTCGAGAAGAGTTAGATGTTGATACAGCGGGGAATGTACATGTGCAATAA
- a CDS encoding ion channel produces the protein MKFRLKRLSLKKRQRLISPIQIKVQDGKFEIIGMGAWHSYWRDPYHLLLTIPWTGFLLLICSFYVTINALFALAYLIGGDCIANARPGSFLDVFFFSVQTLASIGYGAMYPKTTYANIIVTIEAMIGLVGIAVMTGLAFARFSRPTARVLFSRVAVITAHDAMPTLIFRSANKRRNTILEAQMRVYLMRDEVTQEGQFMRRFYDLKLLRNQTPSFTLSWSVMHVIDEFSPLYGMTPESLTQTNTMLIVSLSGIDETVVQVVNARHSYSANEILWNNQFVDIFHHTPDGHRYIDYNRFHDVLPLE, from the coding sequence ATGAAATTTCGACTGAAGAGACTTTCACTCAAGAAACGACAGCGTCTGATCTCACCTATTCAGATTAAAGTTCAAGATGGAAAATTTGAGATTATAGGTATGGGTGCATGGCATTCCTACTGGCGCGATCCCTATCATCTGCTGCTAACGATTCCCTGGACTGGCTTTCTGCTCCTGATTTGTAGTTTCTATGTAACTATTAATGCTCTATTTGCCCTAGCTTACTTGATCGGAGGAGATTGTATTGCCAACGCCCGACCTGGCTCTTTTTTAGATGTCTTTTTCTTTAGCGTCCAAACTCTAGCATCTATCGGCTATGGGGCAATGTATCCGAAAACAACTTACGCCAACATTATTGTCACGATTGAAGCAATGATCGGTTTGGTGGGAATTGCTGTGATGACAGGACTAGCATTTGCTCGATTCTCTCGGCCTACAGCCCGTGTACTCTTTAGCCGTGTTGCTGTGATTACAGCTCATGATGCGATGCCGACTCTGATATTTCGCAGCGCTAATAAGCGTCGCAATACGATTCTGGAGGCGCAGATGCGAGTCTACTTGATGCGCGACGAAGTAACCCAAGAAGGACAATTCATGCGTCGGTTCTACGATCTTAAACTGCTAAGGAACCAAACACCTAGCTTCACGTTAAGCTGGTCAGTGATGCATGTCATTGATGAGTTTAGTCCTTTATATGGGATGACACCAGAATCGTTAACCCAGACAAATACGATGCTGATTGTCTCTTTGAGTGGCATTGATGAAACGGTTGTCCAGGTCGTCAATGCCCGTCATAGCTATAGTGCTAATGAGATTTTGTGGAACAATCAATTTGTCGATATCTTTCACCACACACCCGATGGACATCGCTACATTGATTACAACCGCTTCCACGATGTTTTACCTTTAGAGTGA
- a CDS encoding YsnF/AvaK domain-containing protein: MAKNILQAKGNSRTSSSLADLRKKVNNFAVFDNQGQLVGVVHDLIVDGNRRLNLVISNQANQKTAEYSQQLADKHPSLFRLQSQRIKQIDKPTKSVFIDLNKSEIEYMPEYLESETPGDRNSTEQLAKNQITNSPVEPVNLEQVPEEQIIRLIEERLVVESSKRKVGEVIVRKVIETQMVQVPVRREKLIVEQISPERKQLAEIDLGQGEIPGVDLTEVERLEVTHDNGLTVSGEFSSPKIANLLLNAIALERNNNCKQVRITITVEDESHQKKYQEWFDRCSKGQSLKR, encoded by the coding sequence ATGGCAAAAAACATTTTACAGGCAAAGGGTAATTCTCGCACTAGCTCCTCGCTGGCAGATTTAAGAAAGAAGGTGAATAATTTTGCTGTGTTTGATAATCAAGGTCAGCTAGTAGGAGTAGTTCATGATTTAATTGTGGATGGTAATCGTCGGCTAAACCTCGTTATATCTAACCAGGCTAATCAAAAAACTGCTGAATATAGCCAGCAGTTAGCTGATAAGCATCCTTCTTTATTTCGGTTGCAGAGCCAGAGAATAAAACAAATAGACAAGCCGACTAAATCTGTTTTCATCGACTTAAACAAATCAGAAATTGAATATATGCCTGAATATTTAGAATCAGAAACACCAGGCGATCGCAACTCAACTGAGCAATTAGCTAAAAATCAAATTACTAATAGCCCAGTTGAGCCAGTAAATTTAGAACAGGTTCCTGAAGAACAGATTATTCGTCTAATAGAAGAACGACTAGTTGTTGAAAGCAGTAAGCGTAAAGTTGGTGAGGTAATTGTTCGCAAAGTAATCGAAACCCAGATGGTACAAGTTCCTGTCCGGCGTGAAAAGCTGATTGTGGAACAAATTAGCCCAGAACGCAAACAACTTGCAGAGATTGATTTAGGACAAGGAGAAATTCCTGGCGTTGATTTGACCGAAGTAGAAAGACTTGAAGTTACACATGACAACGGTTTAACGGTAAGCGGCGAATTTAGCTCACCCAAAATTGCTAATTTATTGTTGAATGCGATCGCACTAGAGCGAAATAACAACTGTAAACAGGTGCGTATTACCATTACTGTTGAAGATGAGTCACACCAGAAAAAATACCAAGAGTGGTTTGACCGCTGTTCTAAAGGTCAATCATTAAAGCGATAA
- a CDS encoding alpha/beta hydrolase, whose protein sequence is MKKFLRYLGLGLLSTFLTATPGLGAERISFYYPPFGEFSLSVNSLETFAKEGKIDQDFSFYASRATPEQLAQLRDLLQQRFNVTPTLVSQVTYSPIGEQLVQQLGKLLLTESRKNGFYAIRASLILSAADQKEGLTVVNLLRKFPSDTIRVNFTEGLRIVDDLSQLIKRKDEVFASLQKEAIAQAATSKIDFSQKPDLRSPGKFTWQKKSLELNDISRSRRLPVDIYLPSAGSKNAGELLSPPFPLIVISHGLASDRSTFVYLAEHLASYGFAVAVLEHPGSNAERFQQYFAGLAGPPDAAEFINRPLDIKYLLNELQRLDKSDPTLQGKLNFQQVGAIGQSFGGYTVLTLAGANINFNQLRQDCNPDNSSFNLSLFLQCQANDLPPKNYELKDDRIKAIIAINPIDSSVLGQGEISQIKIPVMLVAGSQDVFAPPVFEQIRPFTWLSDSNKYLALIENATHFSAIAEPTPQNDVLPVPPALLGPPDRAAVYSYLNALSVAFLETHLLNRPEYRSYLQPSYATFISKEPLNLSILQSLSVAQFNQVWSGSTPQSSKPSNPQPTPTPYQPLRQ, encoded by the coding sequence ATGAAAAAATTTTTGAGATATCTGGGTTTAGGTTTGCTATCTACGTTCTTGACTGCTACTCCCGGATTGGGGGCTGAACGCATTAGCTTTTATTATCCTCCCTTCGGCGAATTTTCCTTATCGGTGAACTCGCTGGAAACCTTTGCTAAAGAAGGCAAAATCGATCAAGATTTTTCATTTTATGCTAGTCGTGCGACTCCCGAACAACTTGCTCAATTGCGGGATCTACTCCAGCAGCGCTTTAATGTCACTCCTACACTAGTATCTCAAGTTACCTACTCACCAATAGGCGAGCAGCTGGTGCAACAACTGGGAAAATTACTCCTCACTGAGTCTCGAAAAAATGGCTTCTATGCCATACGTGCCTCTTTAATTTTGTCTGCTGCCGATCAAAAAGAGGGTTTAACGGTTGTGAATTTACTGCGGAAATTTCCTAGCGATACTATCCGGGTGAATTTCACAGAGGGGTTAAGGATAGTCGATGACTTGTCGCAATTAATCAAAAGAAAGGATGAGGTTTTTGCCTCTCTTCAAAAAGAAGCGATCGCTCAAGCAGCCACTTCAAAAATTGATTTCTCCCAAAAACCAGATTTGCGATCGCCAGGAAAATTCACCTGGCAGAAAAAAAGCCTGGAGTTAAATGACATTTCTCGCTCACGCCGTCTACCTGTGGATATCTATTTACCGTCAGCAGGTTCAAAAAACGCTGGAGAATTACTCTCGCCTCCCTTTCCCCTGATTGTAATTTCTCACGGACTGGCCTCAGACCGCTCTACCTTTGTCTACCTGGCTGAACATCTAGCATCCTATGGTTTCGCCGTTGCTGTACTGGAACACCCTGGTAGTAATGCTGAACGCTTTCAACAATATTTTGCGGGTTTGGCAGGGCCGCCTGATGCAGCAGAATTTATCAACCGACCTTTGGATATTAAATATCTACTCAATGAACTCCAGCGTCTAGATAAATCCGATCCCACCCTTCAAGGAAAACTCAATTTTCAGCAAGTTGGGGCGATTGGTCAGTCTTTTGGTGGTTATACTGTTTTGACTTTAGCAGGAGCGAATATTAACTTTAACCAACTGAGGCAAGATTGTAATCCCGATAATTCATCTTTTAATTTATCGCTCTTTTTGCAGTGTCAAGCAAACGATTTACCTCCAAAAAATTACGAACTCAAAGACGATCGCATCAAGGCGATCATTGCGATTAATCCCATTGATAGCTCAGTTTTGGGTCAGGGGGAAATCAGTCAAATTAAAATTCCCGTCATGCTGGTAGCAGGTAGTCAAGATGTTTTTGCACCACCCGTATTTGAGCAAATTCGTCCCTTTACTTGGCTTTCTGACTCCAATAAGTACCTAGCTTTGATCGAAAATGCCACCCACTTTTCAGCGATCGCCGAACCTACTCCTCAAAACGATGTCTTACCTGTGCCACCTGCGTTGCTGGGCCCCCCCGATCGTGCTGCTGTTTATTCCTATCTCAACGCCCTCAGCGTCGCTTTTTTAGAAACCCATCTCCTTAACCGCCCTGAATATCGCTCCTATTTGCAGCCTTCTTACGCCACTTTTATCAGCAAAGAGCCGCTTAATCTCAGTATTTTACAGTCGTTGTCGGTAGCTCAGTTCAATCAAGTTTGGAGTGGATCAACTCCCCAGTCTAGCAAACCATCAAATCCTCAACCTACTCCTACCCCTTATCAGCCTTTGAGGCAATGA
- a CDS encoding zinc-dependent metalloprotease has product MKRLTFYMILLHGLFLGIATASAKSPFVNNVDTTKHIVVKDVVTNRSGDKSNNQLSTETDSTKISALSLKDINIPQKQRLPSGQVWVVNQNKQVQPQPFIWIVKNLKKADQQPFLQVAKPPEKPDVKPKPSAKPAAKDDLEPFNEVIKNTQKSGGLFTLYRNKEKNKIYLEIKPEQLNKNYLATATLESGIGERGIYSGMPLQDFLFYFQRVDDKLHFVIRNVNFRTREGDPQVRSLTRSFSDSVLYNISIKSIHPERKTILIDLGDLLLTDLAGLSASLGVPTSTDQSYFGTAKAFPQNLEVESVLNYSDSAEPNSEVASFASLADNRGFTLRVHYSLSQLPDQDYRPRLADDRVGYFITAYQDLSKDDDRGDSFVRYINRWHLEKQDPKAVISRPKKPIVFWIDNAVPLEYRDAMKEGVLMWNKAFIKAGFKDAIEVRQMPDDATWDPADIRYNTIRWINTVDGYFAMGPSRVNPLTGEILDADILVDASFIRALKSEYRKIIQPSQTENRTTLSALMQNRLLCANGLDAKNNGVPQKMQGQEKLLGRLSKMAGEYDLCYGMEAANQFAFGSLAMSLLPDTMATPDQVKEYINQYLRLIIAHEVGHTLGLRHNFRGSTLLPPQEMNNTEITKNKGLTTSVMDYIPPNIAPQGTKQGDYFPSMVGPYDEWAIKYGYTTIQTSTPLAEKPILEKIAAQSYKPELSYSTDEDVYDLDPTADAWDNSGNVLLYSQWQLNNSRVMWERLDKRFPMAGDSYSDVSERFSTVLGNYFQQIYFTTKYIGGQSFYRIHPSEIPSEKSGIPQHRLPFEPVPVEEQRQALETLQKYVFAEDALNFSPELLNKLAPSRWRHWGSSPQVGRLDFPIHDLVLLMQGSVLRDLLSGDRLSRLKDIELKTPEGKALTLPELFDTLQSDIWTEVIKPKGKPMKIASLRRGLQRQYLDILTGMVLRKENVPEDARTLAWYKLKQLDEKLKGVNSEDEYTKAHLLETRDRIEKVLNAPLQTN; this is encoded by the coding sequence ATGAAAAGATTAACCTTTTATATGATTTTGTTACATGGTTTGTTTTTAGGAATAGCGACAGCTAGCGCTAAGTCACCGTTTGTTAACAATGTTGATACAACCAAGCATATTGTTGTAAAAGATGTGGTTACAAACAGAAGTGGAGATAAATCCAATAATCAGTTATCCACAGAAACTGATTCAACTAAAATCTCAGCATTATCATTAAAGGATATTAATATTCCTCAGAAACAGAGGCTACCGTCAGGCCAAGTTTGGGTAGTTAATCAAAATAAACAAGTACAGCCTCAACCGTTTATTTGGATAGTAAAAAACCTGAAAAAAGCAGATCAGCAACCATTTTTACAAGTTGCAAAACCCCCAGAAAAACCGGATGTAAAGCCTAAACCTAGTGCTAAACCAGCAGCAAAAGATGATTTAGAGCCATTTAACGAAGTAATTAAAAACACCCAAAAGTCAGGGGGATTGTTCACCCTTTATCGCAATAAAGAAAAGAATAAAATTTATCTAGAAATTAAGCCAGAACAACTTAATAAAAATTACTTAGCTACGGCAACCCTGGAATCGGGTATTGGCGAACGGGGTATTTATAGTGGTATGCCTCTGCAAGATTTTTTGTTTTATTTCCAACGGGTAGATGATAAACTACACTTTGTCATCCGCAATGTGAATTTTCGCACTCGTGAGGGAGATCCCCAGGTGCGATCGCTGACGCGATCTTTTAGCGACTCTGTTCTCTACAACATTTCCATTAAAAGCATTCATCCAGAACGCAAAACTATTCTCATTGACTTGGGAGATTTGTTACTCACAGACTTAGCTGGATTATCTGCAAGTTTAGGAGTCCCCACAAGCACAGACCAGTCCTATTTTGGTACTGCTAAAGCCTTTCCCCAAAACTTAGAAGTCGAGTCAGTTTTGAATTACTCTGATAGCGCTGAACCCAACAGTGAAGTGGCAAGCTTTGCGTCGCTAGCTGACAACCGTGGCTTTACCCTGCGCGTTCACTACAGTCTCTCCCAACTACCCGATCAAGATTATCGACCACGCCTTGCTGACGATCGCGTTGGCTATTTCATCACCGCCTACCAAGATTTATCCAAAGACGACGATCGCGGCGATTCTTTTGTCCGCTACATAAATCGTTGGCATTTAGAAAAACAAGACCCGAAAGCAGTCATTTCTCGTCCCAAAAAACCGATTGTCTTCTGGATTGATAACGCTGTACCCTTAGAGTACCGCGATGCCATGAAAGAAGGCGTTCTCATGTGGAACAAAGCCTTTATCAAAGCCGGATTCAAGGATGCAATTGAAGTCCGCCAAATGCCAGATGATGCTACCTGGGACCCGGCAGATATTCGTTACAACACGATTCGCTGGATTAACACAGTCGATGGCTACTTTGCAATGGGGCCATCCCGCGTTAACCCATTGACAGGGGAAATTTTGGATGCAGATATTCTCGTAGATGCTAGCTTTATCCGGGCACTCAAGAGTGAATATCGCAAAATCATCCAACCCAGCCAAACAGAAAATCGCACGACTTTATCAGCTTTAATGCAAAATCGTCTACTTTGCGCCAATGGTTTGGATGCGAAAAACAATGGTGTGCCTCAGAAGATGCAAGGACAAGAGAAGCTGTTGGGTCGTTTATCGAAAATGGCAGGCGAATACGATTTATGCTACGGGATGGAAGCTGCTAACCAGTTTGCTTTTGGTTCACTGGCGATGTCACTGCTGCCTGATACTATGGCTACTCCAGACCAGGTGAAAGAATATATTAATCAATATCTACGTTTAATCATCGCTCACGAAGTTGGACATACTCTTGGTTTACGTCATAACTTCCGTGGTAGTACGCTGCTACCACCACAGGAGATGAATAATACAGAAATTACCAAAAATAAAGGTTTGACAACTTCCGTAATGGACTATATTCCCCCAAATATCGCCCCTCAAGGTACAAAACAAGGAGATTATTTTCCTAGTATGGTGGGGCCTTATGATGAATGGGCAATTAAGTACGGCTACACAACAATTCAGACATCAACTCCTCTAGCAGAAAAGCCAATTTTGGAGAAAATTGCTGCACAATCCTACAAGCCAGAGTTGAGTTATTCCACAGATGAAGATGTATATGACCTTGACCCCACAGCTGATGCTTGGGATAACAGCGGTAATGTGCTGCTTTATTCTCAGTGGCAATTGAATAATTCGCGGGTGATGTGGGAACGTCTGGATAAACGTTTCCCAATGGCTGGTGATAGTTACAGCGATGTCAGCGAACGTTTTAGCACAGTATTGGGTAACTATTTTCAACAAATATATTTCACCACAAAATACATCGGGGGACAATCTTTCTATCGCATTCACCCCAGCGAGATACCTTCTGAGAAATCTGGAATCCCCCAACACCGTTTACCATTTGAACCAGTACCTGTTGAAGAACAACGACAAGCTTTAGAAACGCTGCAAAAATATGTATTTGCAGAAGATGCCCTAAATTTTTCGCCAGAATTACTGAATAAATTAGCACCTTCCCGTTGGCGACATTGGGGTAGTTCTCCCCAAGTTGGTCGTTTGGATTTTCCCATTCATGACTTGGTGTTACTGATGCAGGGTTCTGTGTTGCGAGATTTACTCTCAGGCGATCGCCTCTCTCGTCTCAAGGATATTGAACTCAAAACTCCCGAAGGAAAAGCACTGACCCTGCCGGAACTATTTGATACTTTACAATCAGATATTTGGACGGAAGTCATCAAACCAAAAGGTAAACCAATGAAGATCGCCAGTTTGCGGCGAGGCTTGCAGCGTCAATATTTGGACATTTTGACTGGTATGGTATTGCGAAAAGAAAATGTTCCAGAAGATGCTCGCACTTTAGCTTGGTATAAACTAAAACAACTTGATGAGAAGCTCAAGGGTGTTAATTCCGAGGATGAATATACCAAAGCGCACTTATTAGAAACGCGCGATCGCATCGAAAAAGTCTTGAACGCACCGTTGCAAACGAATTAA